The Pleomorphomonas sp. T1.2MG-36 genome has a segment encoding these proteins:
- a CDS encoding transketolase family protein — VKLCGQSPGIGYGELGPTHHSIEDLAWLRPLANLLTIVPSDPWETEQAIRFAAAHEGPVFIRVSRYPVPALAHRLDRIEPGKAEVMREGADVAILANGVMLHKALGAAQVLAESGVSARVVNMAWMNPLDVEAIVDAASTGAVVTVEEASVRGGLGGAVAETLALHRPVPMEMLGFPGFVPTGSVDFLFDHFGLTENGIADAANRVLKRKS; from the coding sequence CGTCAAGCTGTGCGGCCAGTCGCCCGGCATCGGCTACGGCGAACTCGGCCCCACCCACCATTCGATCGAGGACCTCGCCTGGCTGAGGCCGCTCGCCAACCTTCTCACCATCGTGCCGTCTGACCCTTGGGAAACCGAGCAGGCCATTCGCTTTGCCGCCGCCCATGAGGGGCCGGTGTTCATCCGCGTCAGCCGCTATCCGGTGCCGGCGCTCGCTCATCGCCTCGATCGCATCGAGCCGGGCAAGGCGGAGGTGATGCGCGAAGGCGCCGACGTCGCCATTCTCGCCAACGGCGTCATGCTGCACAAGGCGCTTGGGGCGGCCCAGGTGCTGGCCGAGAGCGGCGTGTCGGCCCGTGTCGTCAACATGGCCTGGATGAACCCGCTCGACGTCGAGGCGATCGTCGATGCCGCGTCGACCGGCGCGGTGGTCACCGTGGAAGAGGCCAGCGTGCGCGGCGGCCTCGGCGGCGCCGTGGCCGAGACCCTTGCCCTCCACCGGCCCGTTCCGATGGAGATGCTGGGCTTCCCGGGCTTCGTGCCAACAGGATCCGTCGACTTCCTGTTCGATCATTTCGGACTGACCGAAAACGGTATCGCAGACGCCGCCAACCGAGTCCTGAAGCGAAAATCGTGA
- a CDS encoding substrate-binding domain-containing protein, translated as MYGKLLLQTALGASLCVLASSAFAEGGYDQGNLIKPVDKTLEIVFIPKVIHPWYDVVEQGAKASVAEFEKLGVKVNVRFDAPPTADINEHIKKIENNSAVHPDGLAVACLDPATDTQAINDAIAAGIKVATFDTDCPDSKRIMYVGHNKDEQDGYDLGKFLAERVGGKGKVGILAGSLSAPNHKARVEGFKKAIAEYPDMSVAFDRPDNDNLQAAIDLTENALQGNPDLVGMFGSNASAPVGAARAVETAGLVGKVHIVGMDDLPEAIEFVKKGVIDAQKAQRQWEIGYWTVKYFVAMAQGHTFPKEHATGSQLITADSLK; from the coding sequence ATGTACGGTAAACTTCTTCTTCAGACTGCTCTTGGTGCATCTCTCTGCGTACTTGCCTCTTCAGCCTTTGCCGAGGGTGGATACGATCAGGGAAACCTGATCAAGCCCGTCGACAAGACTCTGGAAATCGTGTTCATCCCCAAGGTCATCCATCCTTGGTACGACGTGGTCGAGCAGGGCGCCAAGGCGTCCGTCGCGGAATTCGAGAAGCTCGGCGTCAAGGTCAATGTCCGCTTCGACGCGCCGCCGACCGCCGACATCAACGAGCACATCAAGAAGATCGAGAACAATAGCGCCGTGCATCCGGACGGCCTTGCCGTCGCCTGCCTCGACCCGGCGACCGACACCCAGGCCATCAACGATGCCATCGCCGCCGGCATCAAGGTCGCGACCTTCGATACCGATTGTCCCGACAGCAAGCGCATCATGTATGTCGGTCACAACAAGGACGAGCAGGACGGCTACGACCTTGGAAAGTTCCTGGCCGAGCGCGTCGGTGGCAAGGGCAAGGTCGGTATCCTCGCAGGCTCCTTGTCGGCCCCGAACCACAAGGCCCGCGTCGAAGGCTTCAAGAAAGCCATTGCCGAATATCCGGACATGAGCGTCGCTTTCGACCGGCCTGACAACGACAACCTGCAGGCCGCGATCGACCTGACGGAAAATGCCCTGCAAGGCAATCCCGACCTGGTCGGCATGTTCGGCTCCAACGCCTCCGCTCCGGTTGGCGCCGCCCGTGCCGTCGAAACCGCCGGCCTCGTCGGCAAGGTCCACATCGTCGGTATGGACGATCTGCCGGAAGCTATCGAGTTCGTGAAGAAGGGCGTCATCGACGCTCAGAAGGCCCAGCGCCAGTGGGAGATCGGCTACTGGACCGTCAAGTACTTCGTGGCGATGGCCCAGGGCCACACCTTCCCGAAGGAGCACGCGACGGGGTCGCAGCTGATCACCGCTGACTCGCTCAAGTAA